From Paenibacillus sp. PL2-23:
CGGAACACGATACGAGACACCTTGAATTTGCTCAGGTAGCCATGCGGTCTGCCGGTTACTTGGCAGCGGTTATGCAGGCGAGTCGGCGATGCGTCCCTCGGCAGCTTCTTCAGACCCTCGTAATCCTTGTTTTCCTTCAATTGCTTTCTAATCTCGGCGTAACGGGCAACGGTAGCCTGACGCTTCATTTCTTTGACAACCTTCGATTTCTTAGCCATTAGGATATAGCTCCTCACATAATAGTAATTATTACGATTAATTATAAGCGCAAATTATCCACATTGCAAGTACTGAGCAAGCCGAACTTAGCCCGAATGTCAGTGTCCGGCTACAGCAACAAGATCGCATCAAGAAAGGAGGTATAGGTAAGGGCCCCGATACCGGACAGCACGATCAGACTTGGCGCTTAACAGGATAACTGGAATATTGGGGGGGGGCTTCCCGTCACCGTCACTATGTGGTAGCCCTCATTGCACCTTCAGCATGAAATGATATGCGACAATAAAAACCCACCATCGGCCCGGCAGCCTAGGGGTGGGTTTTTAGTTGCATTTGCTCACTCTTCAATTATCAATCCAGCGCGGTACGCCGTCGGGGACTCTCCCATTGTCTTGCGAAACATCTTGGAGAAGACGAGGGGATCGTCGTAGCCAACAGACCGGGCAATATCGCCAACCGCGAGCTTCGTCGAGACCAGCAAGTCGCAGGCCCGCCTCATCCGGTAAGCAATGAGATGCGCCTGAATACTGCTGCCCATCTCGTCGTGGAATAAGGCGTTCAGATAGCTCCTCTGCAAGCCAATGCTCCGCGCGATGTCTTCTACTGTAAGATGGCTTGCATAATTCGCTTCAATGAGATGAACGACTTGCGCAATGTAGCGCTCCCGCGATTGCGGCACGAGAATGGCGGGCACAGTCGATCCCGTCTCGATGATACCGGACAGCCACTCGTACAGCAGCCCTGTCAGCCTCATAACACGACCGGCCTTCATATAGCTTGTACTCTCCATTCGCTGGATTAAGCCTTCATAGAAGGCTGCATCTTCTGCGCGGAATACAGGCCGCTCGTTGGACAGCCCTGCCTGGCCAAGCAAAGTCGCCGCTTTGATGCCATCGAAGCCGATCCAGCAATAACGCCAGGGGCGCACCTCATCCGCCGCGTAGCGGGAAACGGTGCCGGGACTGATCAGGAAGCCTTGTCCCGGACCCAGATGATAGGCATTGCCCGCAATTTCGAAGTCGCCCTCCCCCTCCAGCACGCAATGAATTTTGTAATAATCCCTTACGCCGGGCCCAACGGTATGATTCGGCGGGCATTGCTCCATGCCGAATTGAACAAGATGAAGGTCAAGCTGATGCAGGTTAGGGGGCAGAAATTCGATCATCCTTCTCCTCTGGAAATCTCATCGATCAGCCGCAGCTCCTCGTCCGAGAACGCGAGATTGTCCAGCGTCCTGACGTTCTCCTCAATCTGGCTCACTTTGCTGGCGCCGATCAGAGCGGAGGATACGCCGCCTTCACGAAGCACCCAAGCAAGCGCCATCTGCGCCAAGCTTTGGCCCCGCTGCCGGGCAAGCTCGTTCAGCTTCTGCACAATTGCCAGCTTTGACTCTGTGATGCTGTCCTTGCTGAGGAAGCGGCTATGGCCGGCAGCCCGAGAATCAGCCGGAATGCCGTTCAAATATTTGTTCGTCAGGACACCCTGGGCAAGCGGCACAAATCCGATAATGCCGACGCCTTCCTCATTCATGGCGTTATGAAGGCCATCCTCAATCCATCGGTCCAGTATGGAGTAGCTGGCTTGATGAATGAGACACGGCGTGCCTAGTCGCTTCAGGATGGCAGCGGCCTCGCGGGCCTCCTTTTCCCTGTAGTTGGAGAGTCCCACATAGAGCGCTTTGCCTTGGCGAACGATAAGATCCAGAGCAGCCATCGTCTCTTCCAGCGGTGTGTTGGGATCTGGACGATGATGATAGAAGATATCCACATAATCGAGCTCCATCCGACGAAGACTCTGGTCGAGGCTGGCCACAAGATACTTCTTGGAGCCCCAATCGCCGTAAGGCCCCGGCCACATATCATATCCCGCTTTGGTAGAGATCAGCAGCTCATCCCGGTAAGGCGCCAGGTCCTTCTTCAATATTCGACCGAACGACTCCTCCGCCGAACCGTAAGGCGGTCCGTAGTTATTGGCCAGATCGAAGTGTGTAATACCCGCGTCAAAGGCCGCCCGTGCGATAGCCCGCCCGTTCTCGAACACATCCTGTCCGCCATAATTGTGCCACAGACCAAGCGATATGGCCGGAAGCTTGATGCCGCTTCTTCCGCAGCGATTATAGACCATTTGGTTATATCGGCTTTCGTCAGCTGTATATGGCATAATCTCAATCCCTCCGCAACGTTTAGTATCGTATTCCTACGATTTATTATGACAACACTCCGGCCAAATTCATATAGCAAGAAGCTCGAACGATATGGCGAAATGCTTGTTACCAAGCTCAGACCCTTCAAGCAATCAATCGATTCGTCTGAGAAACACTTGCAGCAGCCCTGCCAGCAGAATCGCATGGAGGATAAGCCCGCCGGCGAACCATCCGAAAGAAGCTGCAGGAAATCCGGACATCGATGCCAAGTAGCTCTGCGCCGGCCAATAGGAAGGGATCCATAGGCCAACATAAGTCCACGGCTCCGGGACAAAATAAGCGGCGACAGGTCCCAGGAACAAGATCCCGCTTGCCTTGGAGAGCGCCAATCCCTCGACTTTATTGGAGGCAAAAGCGGTAAGGAATAAAGCAAGCAAAGGCGCCTCCAGCATAAGCAGCACGATGCCGTAGCTGCTGTCCGCCCCTGCATCGGCAATTCCGGAAAACAGAATAAACAATCCGCACATGAGCAGCGTCAGCAAACTGGGCAAAAACAATCGATAACGAAAGTAGCCATTGCGCGCTAGCGGGGTCACTCCGAAATAAGCGATCATGTTCTCGTCCCGATCGTCCAGCATCAACAGACCGGCCATCGACCCCAGAAGCAGCGGGATCACCGTTAACAGAAAAGAAGCAATGAACGCGGCATACGCCGATAACTGAAACCCGTAACGTTGGTCCAGCCAATCGTCAAGCGGCGGAAATCCATATTTCACGATGAACAAGAGAACAAGCGGGCCGATCAGACTAGCCATCAGCATCGGGTCGGTAACCATGTTCCGAACATCGTTCATAAGAAGCATGCGGTACTTCTTCATCCAAACACGCCCCCATCCCCTAATATTTTACGACTGAAAGACCGCTTTGCCCATACGTAGACGCCGATGTTGCCGAGCAGCAAGATGCTGATTGCATATACGACCTCTCCCGCGGTTACGACCGAATAAGAGGAACGCAATAGAATCAGCGACCCCGATGTGGGGATAACGGCGTACGGGCTGGCTGGACCGATTCCGAAAAAGCCGATTAGAGGCACTATAAAGGGTATGGCGTACAATTGCGACAGCAGAATAAAGCCGTTAATGGATTCCGTCCGGACAACCACGCCGATCGATAACCATGTAATCATGCTTGAGGTCAGCACCACGCCAAGGGAGAACAACAGCGGATGATCCGGCATGCCTAGCGAGGACACATGAATCGCCCAGGCCGCCGACAAGGATAGAATCGATAAGGAAACCGCCTTTGCCGTCATATATTCCCGAAGCCTTAGCGGCGTAACGAACAAGCTCGCATGTATGCCCTGATCCTTCTCCAGCAGCACAATCCCTCCCGCCAATATCAAACCTACAGCACTGGGATCAGAAAAAGTCAGCAGAAGCGTGATCTTCTCCTTGTACCCGGCAGGTACGAAATGCAGCAGTAATCCGTATACCGCGCAGATGATGGCATAAACCCAGTAGAAGCCGTGACGAAGCTGGAACCGAATGTCGTATACAATGGTGAGGAATGTTCTTCTCATACCAAGGCTCTCCCCGTGACATCAATAAAAATCTGCTCAAGCGTCGATTCCCGGGAATGCATCGTCTCGATCGGATACTGACGAAGCAGCTGTAAGAATCGTTCGTTCTCTCCAATCCCGTCCATTGGGAATTCTTCGGCCAGCAGCCCGCCGCCTCCATCTCGATACTCTACGCAAATTCGTCTTGCGCCCAATCGAAGCTTCAGCTCTCTGGGAGAATCGATCAGCTTGATCTGACCATCCACGATGAACGCGACACGGTCGCAGAGTTCCTCTGCCGCCTGCATGTTATGCGTCGTAATAATGATGGTGGTGCCGGACGCCTTCTTCTCCAGAATCAGCTCCTTCATGATCTTGGCATTAACAGGGTCCAGACCCGACGTGGGTTCATCCAAGAATAATAGATCGGGACGGTGCATAATGGAACGGCAAAAATTCAGTCTCATCTTCATCCCCTTGGACAGCTCCGACACCTTCTGATGCGCCGCTCCTTCCAGACCTACTTTCGCCAGCAGCGACCTCGGTTCTTCTGTTGGTCCTGAGTAGAGCGATTGGAAAAGCTTCAAGTTTTCAAGCACCGTCAATTTGTGATAAAAGTTAGGAAACTCGAAGGCGACTCCGATTTTTTCATAATAATCTGAATTCACATCCCGGATTTCCTTACCCATTACCTTTGCTTCGCCTTCGTACTGCTTCAGGGAACCTATTAACAGCTTTTGCATGGTGCTCTTGCCAGCACCAGATGGGCCAAGGAAGCCGAACACTTCCCCTGCCTGGATAGAAAAGTCGAGTCCCCTCAGCGTTGGAGCAGCGGCTTGGGGATAGGCGAACCGAAGCTGTTTCACTTGAATCATCATGAATCTTCACTCCTTTGGCGTTAACGGCAATGGGCAGCCCGAAAAAAGACAAAAAGGAGCCTGCATTTGAGCAGGCTCCACCGGTCTTGCACGTTATTTTATTGAGATAAATCGAGTATAGCATATGACCTGCAAAGCAGGGAAGTGCCCCTATTGCTTCGCCAAGAATGCGTCAATCTGGCTTTGCAGCTCAGCTTGAATTTTATCCAAGCCTGCTGCTTTCAGCTGCTTGTTGAGATCGGCGATACCTTTATCCAGATCACTGATCAAGCCGTACTCCAGCGGAATCGCGTAGCGCAGCATGACGTTGCCGACATTGGCCACTTCAGACTTCACATTGCTGTTGTCGAAGACGAAGGTTTCGAGCGGATAGTGGTACACATTCGCTTCCCAGCTCTTCACGAGGTCAGACGCTTCCTGAGGGAACGCTTCGTTCGTCAGATTGAGCGGCGAGTTGAAGTTCCAGTTCGAGAAGCCCGTGAAGTTCTGCTGCTTGTCGGTCGCCGCGAATTTGTCTTCGCCAACTGGCGTATAGTGTACGCCGTTAATGCCATACATCATCAGGTCATGAAGCTCTTTGTCGTTCTGGATCAGATCGATGAACATAAGCGAACGCTCGATGTTTTTGGAGGTCGCATGAATGGACGTTCCGTTCTGAGTCGAGATCGCAACGGATTTTTTCTTGCCTTGGTTAATATCCGCAAGCTTAACCTCGTACGGAGAGTTTTCCATACGCATCAGAGCCATCAAAGCGCCAAGCGTGCCGCTGTTATGCGTAATGGAAGCCGTTTTGCCCGCTTTGAAGTCCGTTTGATGATCGTTTTTGCTGTTCAAGACGTTTTTCGACCAGGCGTTGTTGTCTGCCAGATCCTTGTAATAGACGAGCAGGTCCTTGAACTCCGGCGTTTCGTATACGTTGAATATTTTGCCCGCCGCATCCGTCAATTGAAAGGCAAACGGCATATCCAGGTCGAACATATTCCATTCGCTCTGCTGCTTGAGCAGGACGCGGTCGAGGTTATGGAACTTCCAGTCGCCCGTCTCCGGCGTAAATGGCACGACGCCTTTTTCGTTCGCGGCGATAGTCTTCAGATAAGTGGCATAAGACTCAGGGCTATTGATTTCAGGCAAATTATATTTCGTGCGCAGATCCTCGCGGTACAGGATCAGCTTCTCCACGGACTCCCCGCTATTCTG
This genomic window contains:
- a CDS encoding ABC transporter ATP-binding protein, translating into MIQVKQLRFAYPQAAAPTLRGLDFSIQAGEVFGFLGPSGAGKSTMQKLLIGSLKQYEGEAKVMGKEIRDVNSDYYEKIGVAFEFPNFYHKLTVLENLKLFQSLYSGPTEEPRSLLAKVGLEGAAHQKVSELSKGMKMRLNFCRSIMHRPDLLFLDEPTSGLDPVNAKIMKELILEKKASGTTIIITTHNMQAAEELCDRVAFIVDGQIKLIDSPRELKLRLGARRICVEYRDGGGGLLAEEFPMDGIGENERFLQLLRQYPIETMHSRESTLEQIFIDVTGRALV
- a CDS encoding ABC transporter permease — protein: MRRTFLTIVYDIRFQLRHGFYWVYAIICAVYGLLLHFVPAGYKEKITLLLTFSDPSAVGLILAGGIVLLEKDQGIHASLFVTPLRLREYMTAKAVSLSILSLSAAWAIHVSSLGMPDHPLLFSLGVVLTSSMITWLSIGVVVRTESINGFILLSQLYAIPFIVPLIGFFGIGPASPYAVIPTSGSLILLRSSYSVVTAGEVVYAISILLLGNIGVYVWAKRSFSRKILGDGGVFG
- a CDS encoding AraC family transcriptional regulator, yielding MIEFLPPNLHQLDLHLVQFGMEQCPPNHTVGPGVRDYYKIHCVLEGEGDFEIAGNAYHLGPGQGFLISPGTVSRYAADEVRPWRYCWIGFDGIKAATLLGQAGLSNERPVFRAEDAAFYEGLIQRMESTSYMKAGRVMRLTGLLYEWLSGIIETGSTVPAILVPQSRERYIAQVVHLIEANYASHLTVEDIARSIGLQRSYLNALFHDEMGSSIQAHLIAYRMRRACDLLVSTKLAVGDIARSVGYDDPLVFSKMFRKTMGESPTAYRAGLIIEE
- a CDS encoding ABC transporter substrate-binding protein, producing MLNKWKLSMLALAMMMVFVLAACSGGNKGTESSTSESPTAGASETSESTGGIDTSKEVVLKMIFLGPKPVDYDLVFAEINKKLKEKINATVEGEFLDWSDWAQKYPLKLAANEDFDLIYSANWAGYNDQALKGGFLELTDELLSTYAPLTWEKMQQVSWDQAKVNGKLYMVPQNSGESVEKLILYREDLRTKYNLPEINSPESYATYLKTIAANEKGVVPFTPETGDWKFHNLDRVLLKQQSEWNMFDLDMPFAFQLTDAAGKIFNVYETPEFKDLLVYYKDLADNNAWSKNVLNSKNDHQTDFKAGKTASITHNSGTLGALMALMRMENSPYEVKLADINQGKKKSVAISTQNGTSIHATSKNIERSLMFIDLIQNDKELHDLMMYGINGVHYTPVGEDKFAATDKQQNFTGFSNWNFNSPLNLTNEAFPQEASDLVKSWEANVYHYPLETFVFDNSNVKSEVANVGNVMLRYAIPLEYGLISDLDKGIADLNKQLKAAGLDKIQAELQSQIDAFLAKQ
- the rpsN gene encoding 30S ribosomal protein S14, with amino-acid sequence MAKKSKVVKEMKRQATVARYAEIRKQLKENKDYEGLKKLPRDASPTRLHNRCQVTGRPHGYLSKFKVSRIVFRELAYKGQIPGIKKSSW
- the mgrA gene encoding L-glyceraldehyde 3-phosphate reductase, with protein sequence MPYTADESRYNQMVYNRCGRSGIKLPAISLGLWHNYGGQDVFENGRAIARAAFDAGITHFDLANNYGPPYGSAEESFGRILKKDLAPYRDELLISTKAGYDMWPGPYGDWGSKKYLVASLDQSLRRMELDYVDIFYHHRPDPNTPLEETMAALDLIVRQGKALYVGLSNYREKEAREAAAILKRLGTPCLIHQASYSILDRWIEDGLHNAMNEEGVGIIGFVPLAQGVLTNKYLNGIPADSRAAGHSRFLSKDSITESKLAIVQKLNELARQRGQSLAQMALAWVLREGGVSSALIGASKVSQIEENVRTLDNLAFSDEELRLIDEISRGEG